The Chlorocebus sabaeus isolate Y175 chromosome 1, mChlSab1.0.hap1, whole genome shotgun sequence genome includes a region encoding these proteins:
- the LOC103248267 gene encoding uncharacterized protein encodes MSCGRPPPDVDGMITLKVDNLTYRTSPDSLRRVFEKYGRVGDVYIPREHHTKAPRGFAFVRFHDRRDAEDAEDAMDGAELDGRELRVQMARYGRRDLPRSRQEDQRGRSGGGRYGRRSRSPRRRHRSRSRGPSCSRSRSRSHYGGSRYSRSPYIRSPYRRSHCRGSRYSQSYSRHHYSRSPYRESRYRSPYNRSSRNRSLYNRSHSKSGSRSRSLSTSKSSSARRSKSSSISRSCSRSRSRSTSRSTTPISKRESKSRS; translated from the coding sequence ATGAGCTGCGGCCGCCCCCCTCCCGACGTGGACGGCATGATCACCCTCAAGGTGGACAACCTGACCTACCGGACCTCTCCCGACAGCCTGAGGCGAGTGTTCGAGAAGTACGGGCGCGTGGGCGACGTGTACATCCCGCGGGAGCACCACACCAAGGCGCCCCGCGGCTTCGCCTTCGTCCGCTTTCACGACCGGCGCGACGCGGAAGACGCCGAGGACGCCATGGACGGGGCGGAGCTGGATGGACGCGAGCTGCGGGTGCAGATGGCGCGCTATGGCCGCCGGGACCTGCCCCGCAGCCGCCAGGAAGACCAGCGCGGCAGGTCCGGAGGCGGCCGCTACGGACGGCGGAGCCGCAGCCCTAGGCGGCGACACCGCAGCCGATCCCGGGGTCCCAGCTGCTCTAGGTCCCGCAGCAGATCTCACTATGGGGGGTCTCGCTATAGCCGGTCTCCCTACATCCGATCTCCCTACAGACGATCTCATTGCAGAGGATCTCGCTACAGTCAATCTTACAGCCGGCATCACTACAGCCGATCTCCCTACAGGGAATCTCGCTACAGGTCTCCCTACAACCGGTCTTCCCGCAACAGGTCTCTCTACAACCGCTCTCACTCGAAGTCTGGGTCTCGCTCTCGTTCTCTATCAACCTCCAAATCCAGCTCTGCGCGAAGATCCAAGTCCTCCTCCATCTCCAGATCTTGCTCAAGGTCCAGGTCTAGATCTACGTCCCGGAGTACTACCCCCATATCCAAGAGGGAATCCAAGTCCAGGTCGTGA